Proteins encoded in a region of the Zea mays cultivar B73 chromosome 4, Zm-B73-REFERENCE-NAM-5.0, whole genome shotgun sequence genome:
- the LOC103654306 gene encoding uncharacterized protein, which produces MQVSSSSLTTLIIYSLLTVKCSACCAVYLFLYDLRPMQVSSSSLTTLIIHGCTLHYLAIPMNKEVRDAVYKFEADFEFSKMETMIHRFPAGAGLGDGLRTRYPHMVAPRFVAIGPYHHGEKRLAKMEGVKSAAAYYVCLRAELAPEMARQAVLAVADEARGKYYDYEHDDGSSDGGGGEEGGKACFAAMMFRDACFLLLYMDAYTRSYGDTEDDVVNKSMRRFLFANRESINSDIMLLENQLPWLVVQALLGAFPGDEVKTDMRRAVGTFVAAMGNSFRISEPCKLVRYEWDDERDPPAHLLALLRRHKTEKPPEAGDDGTHGNGNGNHNAETMRHPLITPPPPAATAAAGRRKDDDGDEENPRPRPQAAAKAPVSVSATSPADLEQIGIKLTPSWTASFSDMGLEKGRLFVSRLTLAPLSLSDARAACLVNMAALEVCCASRFGDRAGAAAVCSYLALLAFLMAGPEDVRRLRALGLLHGPRGDGDTLAFFSAAAEHLPSYGKRFALLMAEVQEYKRTRRVRTALYRWVHNHLATVVKVVSIIAMLVGLYQGLIFLTRNS; this is translated from the exons ATGCAAGTCTCGTCGTCGTCGTTAACAACTCTCATCATTTATAGTTTACTAACTGTTAAGTGCAGTGCATGCTGTGCTGTATATTTATTTTTATATGACCTCCGTCCGATGCAAGTCTCGTCGTCGTCGTTAACAACTCTCATCATCCATGGATGCACACTACACTAC CTAGCGATTCCGATGAACAAGGAGGTGCGCGACGCGGTCTACAAGTTCGAGGCCGACTTCGAGTTCAGCAAGATGGAGACGATGATCCACAGGTTCCCTGCCGGAGCAGGGCTAGGCGACGGGCTGCGCACCAGGTACCCGCACATGGTGGCGCCGAGGTTCGTCGCCATCGGCCCGTACCACCACGGCGAGAAGCGCCTCGCGAAGATGGAGGGGGTGAAGAGCGCCGCCGCCTACTACGTCTGCCTGCGCGCCGAACTCGCGCCGGAGATGGCGAGGCAGGCGGTGCTCGCCGTCGCGGACGAGGCCCGCGGCAAGTACTACGACTACGAGCACGACGACGGCAGCAGCGATGGAGGGGGAGGGGAAGAAGGTGGTAAGGCCTGCTTCGCGGCCATGATGTTCCGCGACGCCTGCTTCCTGCTGCTGTACATGGACGCGTACACCCGGTCCTACGGCGACACGGAAGACGACGTGGTGAACAAGTCGATGCGGCGCTTCCTCTTCGCCAACCGCGAGAGCATCAACAGCGACATCATGCTGCTGGAGAACCAGCTGCCGTGGCTGGTGGTCCAGGCTCTTCTGGGCGCCTTCCCGGGGGACGAAGTCAAGACGGACATGCGCCGCGCAGTAGGCACGTTCGTCGCGGCCATGGGGAACTCGTTCAGGATCAGCGAGCCCTGTAAGCTCGTGCGGTACGAGTGGGACGACGAGCGCGACCCGCCCGCGCACCTCCTTGCGCTCCTCCGGCGCCACAAGACCGAGAAGCCGCCAGAGGCTGGCGACGACGGAACGCACGGCAACGGCAACGGCAACCACAACGCGGAGACGATGCGCCATCCACTCATCACcccaccaccaccagcagcaacagcagcagcaggtcgCCGCaaggacgacgacggcgacgaagaGAACCCCAGGCCGCGCCCCCAAGCGGCCGCGAAGGCTCCCGTTTCCGTCTCAGCGACTTCTCCCGCCGACCTCGAACAGATCGGCATCAAGCTGACGCCCAGCTGGACGGCGTCGTTCTCGGACATGGGCCTGGAGAAAGGGCGGCTCTTCGTGAGCCGCCTCACGCTTGCGCCGCTGTCGCTGAGCGACGCGCGGGCGGCCTGCCTCGTGAACATGGCGGCGCTGGAGGTCTGCTGCGCGTCCAGGTTCGGGGACCGGGCCGGCGCGGCCGCCGTCTGCTCCTACCTCGCGCTGCTCGCGTTCCTCATGGCCGGGCCGGAGGACGTGCGCAGGCTGCGGGCCCTGGGACTCCTTCACGGGCCCCGCGGCGACGGCGACACGCTCGCCTTCTtcagcgccgccgccgagcacctcCCCAGCTACGGCAAGCGGTTCGCGCTCCTCATGGCGGAGGTCCAGGAGTACAAGCGGACGAGGCGCGTCAGGACCGCGCTGTACAGATGGGTTCACAACCACCTGGCCACCGTCGTCAAGGTCGTGTCTATCATTGCTATGCTCGTTGGCCTCTACCAGGGTCTCATCTTCCTCACGCGGAACAGCTAG